In one window of Rhodanobacter sp. FDAARGOS 1247 DNA:
- a CDS encoding catecholate siderophore receptor Fiu codes for MTPIKSRKHPVASQRQVPTTSALKAATLFTGLALAFPAAATDTTPADFTGAQVAQAKSLPGVQVEAVTGNDYRVDKLSSPKYTQPLLDTTQTISVITKELIQQQGATTLTEALRNSPGVGTFYVGENGSTNTGDSIYMRGFDTSGSIFVDGVRDLGSISRDVFNIEQVEVAKGPAGTDYGRTAPTGSVNLASKQPQLGDGISGSIGYGSGQHRRATADWNQTLGANSAFRLNLMGQDSGSPGRDKVEANRWGVAPSLAFGLKTPTRVYIDFLHVQQNNLPDGGVPTLGLPGYSSPDATRPFLADAPMVDPSNFYGTTSDHDDVKADMFTVIVEHDFTTDVALHNTTRWGRTHQDYLLTSFRGDTANLLTPDAADPSTWTIARSLPTYKNQTNRIVTNQTNLTASFDTGSVTHNLSAGIELTREKADTIGMATLAGSAWPAANLYHPEADVSGLLYGSNGADTHGQTDTEAAYLFDTLKFDEQWQVNAGLRLDHYQTDFDSMVVCGSRNAPACGTLPAGSVLPGVDADKSGNLPSYKLGVLYKPAANGSIYANFAVSQEPPGGNTLTLSGSANSADNPDFDPQKARTVELGSKWDLLGERLLLTGALYRTTVTNDLVQDPVDLQYYQVGEKRVQGIELSMVGKLTDNWAVSAGYTTMDARVTSGKAVANDGSSDLAYTPKSAFTAWTTYHLPFNLTIGGGARYAGEMKRGTDGAIGTPAFTEAYWVFDAMASYPVSKHFDLQLNLYNLFDKDYVAAINKSGYRYTPGTPRAAMLTANIRF; via the coding sequence ATGACACCGATCAAATCGCGCAAGCATCCCGTCGCCTCGCAGCGGCAGGTCCCGACGACGAGCGCGCTGAAGGCGGCAACCCTGTTCACCGGCCTGGCGCTGGCTTTCCCCGCGGCCGCCACGGATACCACACCCGCCGATTTCACCGGCGCGCAAGTGGCGCAGGCCAAGAGCCTGCCCGGCGTGCAGGTGGAAGCGGTCACCGGCAACGACTACCGCGTCGACAAGCTGTCCTCGCCGAAATACACCCAGCCGCTGCTGGACACCACGCAGACCATCAGCGTGATCACCAAGGAACTGATCCAGCAGCAGGGCGCCACCACGCTGACCGAAGCGCTGCGCAACAGCCCGGGCGTGGGCACCTTCTACGTCGGCGAGAACGGCAGCACCAACACCGGCGACAGCATCTACATGCGCGGCTTCGACACCTCGGGCAGCATCTTCGTGGACGGCGTGCGCGACCTCGGCTCGATCTCGCGCGACGTGTTCAACATCGAACAGGTGGAAGTGGCCAAGGGTCCGGCCGGCACCGACTACGGTCGCACCGCGCCCACCGGCTCGGTCAACCTGGCCAGCAAGCAGCCGCAACTGGGCGACGGCATCTCCGGATCAATCGGCTACGGCAGCGGCCAGCACCGCCGCGCCACCGCCGACTGGAACCAGACCCTGGGCGCCAACTCCGCGTTCCGCCTCAACCTGATGGGCCAGGACAGCGGCTCGCCGGGGCGCGACAAGGTCGAAGCGAACCGCTGGGGCGTCGCGCCGTCGCTGGCGTTCGGCCTGAAGACGCCGACTCGGGTCTACATCGACTTCCTGCACGTGCAGCAGAACAACCTGCCCGACGGCGGCGTGCCGACCCTGGGCCTGCCCGGTTACAGCAGCCCGGATGCCACCCGGCCGTTCCTCGCCGACGCGCCGATGGTCGATCCGTCGAACTTCTACGGCACCACCTCCGACCATGACGACGTCAAGGCGGACATGTTCACCGTCATCGTCGAGCACGACTTCACGACCGACGTGGCGCTGCACAACACCACGCGCTGGGGCCGCACCCACCAGGACTACCTGCTGACTTCGTTCCGCGGCGATACCGCCAACCTGCTCACCCCGGACGCCGCCGATCCCTCGACCTGGACCATCGCGCGCAGCCTGCCGACGTACAAGAACCAGACCAACCGCATCGTCACCAACCAGACCAACCTCACCGCCAGCTTCGACACCGGCAGCGTCACGCACAACCTCAGCGCCGGCATCGAGCTGACCCGCGAAAAGGCCGACACCATCGGCATGGCCACCCTGGCCGGCAGCGCCTGGCCCGCCGCGAATCTCTACCACCCCGAGGCCGACGTCAGCGGGCTGCTCTACGGCAGCAACGGCGCCGACACGCATGGCCAGACCGATACCGAAGCGGCCTACCTGTTCGACACGCTGAAGTTCGACGAGCAGTGGCAGGTCAATGCCGGCCTGCGCCTGGACCACTACCAGACCGACTTTGACAGCATGGTCGTCTGCGGCTCCCGCAACGCCCCGGCCTGCGGCACCCTGCCCGCCGGCAGCGTGCTGCCGGGCGTGGACGCCGACAAGTCCGGCAACCTGCCCAGCTACAAGCTCGGCGTGCTGTACAAGCCGGCCGCCAATGGCAGCATCTATGCGAACTTTGCCGTGTCGCAGGAGCCGCCGGGCGGCAACACCTTGACCCTGAGCGGTTCGGCCAACAGCGCCGACAACCCCGACTTCGATCCGCAGAAGGCCCGCACCGTCGAGCTGGGCAGCAAGTGGGACCTGCTCGGCGAAAGACTGCTGCTGACCGGCGCGTTGTACCGCACCACCGTCACCAATGACCTGGTGCAGGACCCGGTCGACCTGCAGTATTACCAGGTCGGCGAGAAGCGCGTGCAGGGCATCGAGCTGAGCATGGTCGGCAAGCTCACCGACAACTGGGCGGTCAGCGCCGGCTACACCACGATGGACGCCAGGGTGACCAGCGGCAAGGCCGTCGCCAACGACGGTTCCAGCGACCTGGCCTATACCCCGAAGAGCGCATTCACCGCCTGGACCACCTACCACCTGCCGTTCAACCTCACCATCGGCGGCGGTGCCCGTTATGCCGGCGAAATGAAGCGCGGCACCGACGGCGCGATCGGCACGCCGGCGTTCACCGAGGCGTACTGGGTGTTCGACGCGATGGCCAGCTATCCGGTCAGCAAGCATTTCGACCTGCAGTTGAACCTGTACAACCTGTTCGACAAGGACTACGTCGCGGCGATCAACAAGAGCGGCTACCGTTACACCCCGGGCACGCCGCGCGCGGCGATGCTCACTGCCAACATCCGTTTCTGA
- a CDS encoding M13 family metallopeptidase → MTKQYLKPMALALAVSLALAACGKHDAADNAPAPASTAPAAAGTAAADLGKSIFDVSELGDSALACQDFNGFVNAKWVKANPIPADQTVWGAFSVLHEKSLADQHQLVDDAEKNADSAKAGSIEQKIGWLYHSSMDMDARNKAGFEPIKADLAGIDALKSNKELPTWLNQSFAKGDGAVFNFGSGADFKDAKIQIAYTEQSGLGLPTPDYYTDAKNKEVRDAYVKYLAKLFEMTGSSAADASKQAALAMKFETDLAQHSIPRVEMRKPENQYHFATVAEANKVTPHFDWNAFFKAQGVTIDKGFSLSQPKFFAEFDKLLASAPMDEWKAYLKARTISNSAAALSEPFVDAQFDFYGKTLRGQPQQQPQWKRSLGSVNGAMGQALGQLYVAKYFTPEAKTRAEELVTNVRDALKTRIENLDWMSAETKTKALDKWSKFLPKIGYPETWRNWDGLTITKDNYYANMQAASKFNYEYDIAKIGKPTDRKDWGMTPQTVNAYYNPTDNTINFPAAILQPPFFDAKADDAINYGGIGAVIGHEASHGFDDQGSQFDGDGNNLNWWSDADKKQFEARTGKLVDQFNGYAPLADHPELHVNGKLTLGENIADLGGLNIAYDALQTALKKNPTEAASKIEGYTQDQRFFLNWARVWRGDIREKAQMVYLNADPHSPMKFRAMGAPSNMPTFASAFQCKSGDAMVAPADKQVKIW, encoded by the coding sequence ATGACCAAGCAGTATCTGAAGCCCATGGCACTGGCGCTCGCCGTCAGCCTGGCGCTGGCCGCCTGCGGCAAGCACGACGCCGCCGACAACGCGCCGGCGCCGGCCAGCACCGCGCCGGCCGCGGCCGGCACCGCCGCGGCCGACCTCGGCAAGAGCATCTTCGACGTCAGCGAACTGGGCGACAGCGCGCTGGCCTGCCAGGACTTCAACGGCTTCGTCAACGCGAAGTGGGTCAAGGCCAACCCGATCCCGGCCGACCAGACCGTGTGGGGCGCCTTCAGCGTGCTGCACGAGAAGAGCCTGGCCGACCAGCACCAGCTGGTTGACGACGCGGAAAAGAACGCCGACAGCGCCAAGGCCGGTTCGATCGAGCAGAAGATCGGCTGGCTGTACCACTCCAGCATGGACATGGACGCGCGCAACAAGGCCGGCTTCGAGCCGATCAAGGCCGACCTGGCCGGCATCGACGCGCTGAAGTCCAACAAGGAGCTCCCGACCTGGCTGAACCAGTCCTTCGCCAAGGGCGACGGCGCGGTGTTCAACTTCGGTTCGGGCGCCGACTTCAAGGACGCCAAGATCCAGATCGCCTACACCGAGCAGAGCGGCCTCGGCCTGCCCACGCCGGACTACTACACCGATGCGAAGAACAAGGAAGTGCGCGACGCCTACGTCAAGTACCTCGCCAAGCTGTTCGAGATGACCGGCAGCAGCGCCGCCGACGCCAGCAAGCAGGCCGCGCTGGCGATGAAGTTCGAAACCGACCTGGCGCAGCACTCCATCCCGCGGGTGGAAATGCGCAAGCCGGAGAACCAGTACCACTTCGCGACCGTGGCCGAAGCGAACAAGGTCACCCCGCACTTCGACTGGAACGCGTTCTTCAAGGCGCAGGGCGTCACCATCGACAAGGGCTTCTCGCTGTCGCAGCCGAAGTTCTTCGCCGAGTTCGACAAGCTGCTCGCCAGCGCGCCGATGGACGAGTGGAAGGCCTACCTGAAGGCCCGCACGATCTCCAACTCGGCCGCTGCCCTGTCCGAACCGTTCGTCGATGCGCAGTTCGATTTCTACGGCAAGACCCTGCGCGGCCAGCCGCAGCAGCAGCCGCAGTGGAAGCGTTCGCTGGGTTCGGTCAACGGCGCGATGGGCCAGGCCCTGGGCCAGCTGTACGTGGCCAAGTACTTCACCCCCGAGGCGAAGACCCGCGCAGAGGAGCTGGTCACCAACGTGCGTGACGCGCTGAAGACGCGCATCGAGAACCTCGACTGGATGAGCGCCGAGACCAAGACCAAGGCGCTGGACAAGTGGTCGAAGTTCCTGCCGAAGATCGGCTACCCGGAAACCTGGCGCAACTGGGATGGCCTGACCATCACCAAGGACAACTACTACGCCAACATGCAGGCGGCCAGCAAGTTCAACTACGAGTACGACATCGCCAAGATCGGCAAGCCGACCGACCGCAAGGACTGGGGCATGACCCCGCAGACGGTCAACGCGTACTACAACCCCACCGACAACACGATCAACTTCCCGGCCGCGATCCTGCAGCCGCCGTTCTTCGATGCCAAGGCGGATGACGCGATCAACTACGGCGGCATCGGCGCGGTGATCGGCCACGAGGCCAGCCACGGCTTCGACGACCAGGGCAGCCAGTTCGACGGCGACGGCAACAACCTCAACTGGTGGAGCGACGCGGACAAGAAACAGTTCGAGGCACGCACCGGCAAGCTGGTCGACCAGTTCAACGGCTACGCCCCGCTGGCCGACCACCCCGAGCTGCACGTCAACGGCAAGCTGACCCTGGGCGAGAACATCGCCGACCTGGGCGGCCTCAACATCGCCTATGACGCGCTGCAGACCGCGCTGAAGAAGAACCCGACCGAAGCGGCCTCGAAGATCGAGGGCTACACCCAGGACCAGCGCTTCTTCCTGAACTGGGCCCGCGTGTGGCGTGGCGACATCCGCGAAAAGGCGCAGATGGTCTATCTGAATGCCGATCCGCACTCGCCGATGAAGTTCCGCGCGATGGGCGCGCCGTCCAACATGCCGACCTTCGCCAGCGCGTTCCAGTGCAAGAGCGGCGACGCGATGGTGGCCCCGGCCGACAAGCAGGTGAAGATCTGGTAA
- a CDS encoding DUF502 domain-containing protein, with protein MRPFRVKRYLLTGLLTFIPLWVTWLVFKFILGMLAGIGAPLVAGLLGTLALVAPRTAESLNMEWLNFILALVITLVALYLLGFIANRVIGQRFLTAFDGLLARIPLVQTIYGGTKKLMAVLQNKPSGMQRVVLIDFPRRGMKVVGFVTRVMIEEGSGREMAAVYIPTTPNPTGGYLELVPVDELTPTDWTMDQAMAFIISGGAVAPDTLPASPPQLRQDTPEPHA; from the coding sequence ATGCGACCGTTTCGCGTCAAGCGCTACCTGCTCACCGGCCTGCTCACCTTCATCCCGCTGTGGGTGACCTGGCTGGTGTTCAAGTTCATCCTCGGGATGCTGGCCGGCATCGGCGCGCCGCTGGTGGCGGGGTTGCTCGGCACGCTGGCGCTGGTGGCTCCGCGCACCGCCGAGTCGCTGAACATGGAGTGGCTGAATTTCATTCTTGCGCTGGTGATCACCCTGGTGGCGCTGTACCTGCTCGGCTTCATTGCGAACCGGGTGATCGGCCAGCGCTTCCTCACGGCGTTCGACGGGTTGCTGGCACGCATCCCGCTGGTGCAGACGATCTACGGCGGCACCAAGAAGCTGATGGCGGTGCTGCAGAACAAGCCCAGCGGCATGCAGCGGGTGGTGCTGATCGACTTTCCCCGTCGCGGCATGAAGGTGGTGGGTTTCGTCACCCGGGTGATGATCGAGGAAGGCAGCGGTCGGGAGATGGCGGCTGTCTATATTCCGACCACGCCCAACCCCACCGGCGGCTATCTGGAACTGGTGCCGGTGGATGAGCTGACGCCGACAGACTGGACCATGGATCAGGCGATGGCCTTCATCATTTCCGGCGGCGCGGTGGCGCCCGACACCTTGCCGGCCTCGCCACCCCAGTTGCGCCAGGACACCCCGGAGCCGCACGCATGA
- a CDS encoding tellurite resistance/C4-dicarboxylate transporter family protein, with protein sequence MTAVDFVLSRARHLSPGSFALVMATGIVSIDLNQHGLRALALVLFGANLLAWLILLALTAVRLVRFRRELVADFVHPGRGAGFLTLAAATCVFGSQCLMVVHLPTLARALALLGALFWAALIYLFFAAAITARIKPGFTRSINGGWLVAVVSTQALAVLMTLLIANDPAAGPGWLFGALCLYLLGGALYLLIITLVVYRMVFFPLRAREFTPPYWIDMGALAITTLAGSLLVLHTPATSPLHELMPFVKGFTVFFWATATWWIPLLVMLELWRHAWRHVPLRYEADDWDIVFPLGMYTVGTYELARALQLDFLRVIPAIGVYVSLLVWVLVAGGAFARGYRGFRVEGRRHPLR encoded by the coding sequence ATGACGGCTGTCGATTTCGTGTTGTCCCGCGCACGCCACCTGAGCCCCGGCAGCTTCGCCCTGGTCATGGCCACCGGCATCGTCTCGATCGACCTCAACCAGCACGGCCTGCGCGCACTGGCGCTGGTGCTGTTCGGCGCGAACCTGCTGGCCTGGCTGATCCTGCTGGCACTCACTGCCGTGCGACTGGTCCGCTTCCGCCGCGAACTGGTCGCCGATTTCGTGCACCCGGGCCGCGGCGCCGGCTTCCTCACCCTGGCCGCGGCCACCTGCGTGTTCGGCAGCCAGTGCCTGATGGTGGTGCACCTGCCGACACTGGCCCGCGCGCTCGCCCTGCTCGGCGCGCTGTTCTGGGCAGCACTGATTTACCTGTTCTTCGCCGCCGCCATCACCGCACGGATCAAGCCCGGCTTCACCCGCAGCATCAACGGCGGCTGGCTGGTCGCGGTGGTGTCGACCCAGGCGCTGGCCGTGCTGATGACCCTGCTGATCGCGAACGATCCCGCCGCCGGCCCCGGCTGGCTGTTCGGCGCGCTGTGCCTGTACCTGCTCGGCGGCGCGCTGTACCTGCTGATCATCACCCTGGTCGTCTACCGCATGGTGTTCTTTCCGCTGCGCGCCCGCGAATTCACCCCGCCGTACTGGATCGACATGGGCGCCCTGGCGATCACCACCCTCGCCGGCAGTCTGCTCGTGCTGCATACGCCGGCCACCAGCCCGCTGCATGAGTTGATGCCGTTCGTGAAAGGTTTCACCGTGTTCTTCTGGGCCACCGCGACGTGGTGGATTCCGCTGCTGGTGATGCTGGAGCTCTGGCGCCACGCCTGGCGCCATGTGCCGCTGCGCTACGAGGCGGATGACTGGGACATCGTGTTTCCGCTGGGCATGTACACGGTCGGCACCTACGAACTGGCGCGGGCGCTGCAGCTCGATTTCCTGCGCGTGATACCGGCCATCGGCGTCTACGTCAGCCTGCTGGTGTGGGTACTCGTGGCTGGCGGCGCCTTCGCTCGCGGGTATCGCGGTTTCCGCGTTGAGGGGCGACGGCATCCGTTGCGGTGA
- a CDS encoding RNA polymerase sigma factor, with product MTARPHQQRFESLLHEHRRIVFKVAGLYSRSAADRDDLVQEISAQLWRSFGGYDEARAKFSTWMYRIALNVAISQARRERWSESDRFEPLETHHLETVGGGEGIAEPDERLTALYAFIGQLDPLNRALILLYLEDRNYTEMAEILGISETNVATKISRIKQKLRGQMTAAQTTGA from the coding sequence ATGACGGCCAGACCACACCAGCAACGCTTCGAATCGCTGCTGCACGAACATCGCCGGATCGTGTTCAAGGTCGCCGGCCTGTACAGCCGCAGCGCCGCCGACCGCGACGACCTGGTGCAGGAGATCAGCGCGCAGCTGTGGCGTTCGTTCGGCGGGTATGACGAGGCGCGCGCGAAGTTCTCCACCTGGATGTACCGCATCGCGTTGAACGTGGCGATCTCGCAAGCGCGGCGCGAGCGCTGGTCGGAATCCGACCGTTTCGAGCCGCTGGAAACGCACCACCTGGAGACGGTCGGCGGAGGCGAGGGCATCGCCGAACCGGACGAACGGCTGACCGCGCTGTACGCCTTCATCGGCCAGCTCGATCCGCTCAATCGCGCGCTGATCCTGCTGTACCTGGAAGACCGCAACTACACCGAGATGGCCGAGATCCTCGGCATCAGCGAAACCAACGTGGCGACCAAGATCAGCCGCATCAAGCAGAAGCTGCGCGGCCAGATGACCGCCGCACAAACCACCGGAGCATGA
- a CDS encoding M13 family metallopeptidase: protein MTKQYLKPIALAISVALALTACGKQESAPAASTSAPAAAATTAAADLGKSIFDVSELDPKINACADFNGFVNSQWVAANPIPADRTRWGAFDKLAEDSLNTQHKIVEDAAKGADQAAAGSIEQKIGNLYKSGMDEAAIDKAGFDPIKPKLAAIDQLKNGKDVAGYLDKSFAEGDMQVFQFGSGADFKHAETQIGYTFQAGLGLPTKDYYTDPKQADLRKAYLDYIAKTLQLTGVSAADAKKQADEVMAFETKLAAASLAPVELRTPENQYHFVSVAEANKVTPHFNWENFFKAQGVTIDKGFSLSQPKFFAEFDKLLASAPVSQWQAYLRFHTIDDASDALSKNFRDNKFAFYGKTLSGQPEQKPRWKQVLGAVNGSMGMALGELYVKTEFTPEAKSRAEELVTNVRNALKARIQNLDWMSDETKAKAIAKWDTFLPKIGYPDKWRDWTGLTIVPDNYYANLEAAGKFNYEYDIAKIGKPTDRKEWGMTPQTVNAYYNPTDNTINFPAAILQPPFFDAKADDAINYGGIGAVIGHEASHGFDDEGSQFDGAGNNVNWWSEADRAKFDARTAKLVQQFNDYTPIKDQPDAHVNGKLTLGENIADLGGLNVAYDALQVALKQHPEEAGKKIDGYTEDQRFFLNWARVWRGNIREKQALLRLNTDPHAPASLRAIGAPSNMPAFATAFQCKPGDAMVRGDDKQVKIW from the coding sequence ATGACCAAGCAGTATCTGAAGCCCATCGCGCTGGCGATCAGCGTGGCGCTTGCCCTGACCGCCTGCGGCAAGCAGGAGTCGGCGCCGGCCGCCAGCACCAGCGCGCCCGCCGCAGCCGCCACCACCGCGGCAGCCGACCTCGGCAAGAGCATCTTCGACGTCAGCGAACTGGATCCGAAGATCAACGCCTGCGCCGACTTCAACGGCTTCGTCAACAGCCAGTGGGTGGCCGCCAACCCGATCCCGGCCGATCGCACCCGCTGGGGCGCGTTCGACAAGCTGGCCGAGGACAGCCTGAACACCCAGCACAAGATCGTCGAGGACGCCGCCAAGGGCGCCGACCAGGCCGCCGCCGGCTCGATCGAGCAGAAGATCGGCAACCTGTACAAGTCCGGCATGGACGAGGCCGCCATCGACAAGGCCGGCTTCGATCCGATCAAGCCGAAGCTGGCCGCGATCGACCAGCTGAAGAACGGCAAGGACGTAGCCGGATACCTCGACAAGAGCTTCGCCGAAGGTGACATGCAGGTGTTCCAGTTCGGCTCCGGCGCCGACTTCAAGCACGCCGAAACCCAGATCGGCTACACCTTCCAGGCGGGCCTGGGCCTGCCGACCAAGGATTACTACACCGACCCGAAGCAGGCTGACCTGCGCAAGGCCTACCTCGACTACATCGCCAAGACGCTGCAGCTGACCGGCGTGTCCGCCGCCGACGCGAAGAAGCAGGCCGATGAAGTGATGGCGTTCGAGACGAAGCTGGCTGCCGCGTCGCTGGCACCCGTGGAACTGCGCACACCGGAAAACCAGTACCACTTCGTCAGCGTCGCCGAAGCGAACAAGGTCACCCCGCACTTCAACTGGGAGAACTTCTTCAAGGCCCAGGGCGTGACCATCGACAAGGGCTTCTCGCTGTCGCAGCCGAAGTTCTTCGCCGAGTTCGACAAGCTGCTGGCCAGCGCACCGGTCAGCCAGTGGCAGGCCTACCTGCGCTTCCACACCATCGATGACGCCTCCGACGCGCTGAGCAAGAATTTCCGCGACAACAAGTTCGCCTTCTACGGCAAGACGCTGTCCGGCCAGCCGGAGCAGAAGCCGCGCTGGAAGCAGGTGCTGGGCGCGGTCAACGGCTCGATGGGCATGGCGCTGGGCGAGCTGTACGTCAAGACCGAGTTCACCCCCGAAGCGAAGAGCCGCGCCGAGGAGCTGGTGACCAACGTGCGCAACGCGCTGAAGGCACGCATCCAGAACCTCGACTGGATGAGCGACGAGACCAAGGCCAAGGCGATCGCCAAGTGGGACACCTTCCTGCCCAAGATCGGCTACCCGGACAAGTGGCGCGACTGGACCGGCCTCACGATCGTGCCGGACAACTACTACGCCAACCTCGAAGCGGCCGGCAAGTTCAACTACGAGTACGACATCGCCAAGATCGGCAAGCCGACCGACCGCAAGGAATGGGGCATGACCCCGCAGACGGTCAACGCGTACTACAACCCGACCGACAACACGATCAACTTCCCCGCCGCGATCCTGCAGCCGCCGTTCTTCGATGCCAAGGCCGACGACGCGATCAACTACGGCGGCATCGGCGCGGTGATCGGCCACGAGGCCAGCCACGGCTTCGACGACGAAGGCAGCCAGTTCGACGGCGCCGGCAACAACGTCAACTGGTGGAGCGAGGCCGACCGTGCCAAGTTCGACGCCCGCACCGCCAAGCTGGTGCAGCAGTTCAACGACTACACGCCGATCAAGGACCAGCCGGACGCGCACGTCAACGGCAAGCTGACCCTGGGCGAGAACATCGCCGACCTGGGCGGCCTGAACGTGGCCTACGACGCGCTGCAGGTGGCCCTGAAGCAGCACCCGGAGGAAGCGGGCAAGAAGATCGACGGCTACACCGAGGACCAGCGTTTCTTCCTCAACTGGGCCCGCGTGTGGCGCGGCAACATCCGCGAGAAGCAGGCGCTGCTGCGCCTGAACACCGATCCGCATGCACCGGCCTCGCTGCGCGCGATCGGCGCGCCGTCGAACATGCCGGCGTTCGCCACCGCGTTCCAGTGCAAGCCCGGCGACGCGATGGTGCGCGGCGACGACAAGCAGGTGAAGATCTGGTAA
- a CDS encoding M14 family metallopeptidase, which produces MNLRHFLCFALLGAAACGAHAADTDWTTPAEAAQFRTTPSYADTLAYLQRLQQAAPGMIHLETFGSTPEGRPMTVVIASADGTFDPAAARAAHKPVVLVQAGIHPGEIEGKDAGLMLLRDIAITKKYPHVLDHLVLVYIPVFSVDGHENSSPYHRINQNGPASMGFRGQSQYLNLNRDYVKADAPEMRAWLKLWQQWLPDFLIDVHTTDGADYQYDLTWYTEDPHKLDPAVSQWQQDTIVRHALPAYEKRGHLASIYLEFKDGTDPRQGIVNFGSGPRFSTGYAALQNRPALLIETHMLKSYANRVHAVYDLVELMLEQVNRHPAALLAATAKADADTVARAADADATVPLTFRPDPQSTPYTLKGFAFTLTPSDISNSPWIRYDPSQPKTYTIPNWNGLLPAISVTPPAAYVVPVQWTQIIDKLDAHGIVYRRTSAPMTIRATGYQLDDPQWANKSFEGHVMLRDFKLHPVAREATLPAGSVIVPMNQRAANVAINLLEPQAPDSLLQWGDLDAIFEAKEYGEPRVLEKLAREMMAKDPALKASFEQKLHDDPAFAANGYARLHWFFQRSPWYADQHVGAYPVLRLDPAQLRALPGQASPAHP; this is translated from the coding sequence ATGAACCTCCGCCACTTCCTGTGTTTCGCCCTGCTCGGCGCAGCGGCGTGCGGCGCTCATGCCGCCGACACTGACTGGACCACGCCGGCGGAAGCCGCGCAGTTCCGCACTACGCCGAGCTACGCCGACACGCTGGCCTACCTGCAGCGGCTACAGCAGGCGGCGCCGGGGATGATCCATCTGGAAACCTTCGGCAGCACCCCTGAAGGCCGCCCGATGACGGTGGTGATCGCCAGCGCCGACGGCACGTTCGACCCGGCTGCCGCACGCGCCGCGCACAAGCCGGTGGTGCTGGTGCAGGCGGGCATCCACCCGGGCGAGATCGAGGGCAAGGATGCCGGGCTGATGCTGCTGCGCGATATCGCGATCACGAAGAAGTATCCGCACGTGCTCGATCACCTGGTGCTGGTCTACATCCCGGTGTTCAGCGTGGATGGCCACGAGAATTCCAGCCCGTACCACCGCATCAACCAGAACGGCCCGGCCAGCATGGGCTTTCGCGGCCAGTCGCAGTACCTCAACCTCAACCGCGACTACGTCAAGGCCGATGCGCCGGAAATGCGCGCGTGGCTGAAGCTGTGGCAGCAGTGGCTGCCGGATTTCCTGATCGACGTGCACACCACCGACGGCGCGGACTACCAGTACGACCTCACCTGGTACACCGAGGACCCGCACAAGCTCGATCCGGCGGTGAGCCAGTGGCAGCAGGACACGATCGTCAGGCACGCGCTGCCGGCGTACGAGAAGCGCGGCCACCTCGCCTCGATCTACCTGGAGTTCAAGGACGGCACCGATCCACGCCAGGGCATCGTGAACTTCGGTTCGGGACCGCGCTTTTCCACCGGCTACGCGGCGCTGCAGAACCGGCCGGCGCTGCTGATCGAAACGCACATGTTGAAGTCCTATGCGAACCGCGTGCACGCCGTGTACGACCTGGTCGAGCTGATGCTGGAGCAGGTCAACCGCCATCCCGCCGCCCTGCTCGCAGCCACCGCGAAGGCCGATGCCGATACCGTCGCCCGCGCCGCCGACGCGGACGCCACGGTGCCGCTCACGTTCAGGCCCGATCCGCAATCCACGCCGTACACGCTGAAGGGTTTTGCGTTCACGCTGACCCCGAGCGACATCTCCAACAGCCCGTGGATCCGCTACGACCCGAGCCAGCCGAAGACGTACACCATCCCGAACTGGAATGGCCTGCTGCCGGCCATTTCCGTGACGCCGCCGGCGGCCTACGTGGTGCCCGTGCAATGGACGCAGATCATCGACAAGCTCGACGCGCACGGCATCGTCTACCGGCGCACCAGCGCGCCGATGACGATCCGCGCGACGGGCTATCAGCTGGATGACCCGCAATGGGCGAACAAGTCGTTCGAAGGACACGTGATGCTGCGCGACTTCAAGCTGCATCCCGTGGCGCGCGAAGCCACCCTGCCGGCCGGTTCGGTGATCGTGCCGATGAACCAGCGGGCGGCCAACGTGGCGATCAACCTGCTCGAACCGCAGGCGCCGGATTCGCTGCTGCAGTGGGGTGACCTCGATGCGATCTTCGAGGCCAAGGAATACGGCGAACCGCGCGTGCTGGAAAAACTGGCGCGCGAGATGATGGCGAAGGACCCTGCACTGAAGGCCTCGTTCGAACAGAAGCTGCACGACGACCCCGCCTTCGCCGCCAACGGTTACGCCAGGCTGCACTGGTTTTTCCAGCGTTCGCCCTGGTACGCCGACCAGCACGTGGGCGCCTACCCGGTGCTGCGGCTGGACCCGGCGCAGCTCAGGGCACTGCCGGGCCAGGCTTCCCCTGCCCACCCCTGA